A window from Malania oleifera isolate guangnan ecotype guangnan chromosome 7, ASM2987363v1, whole genome shotgun sequence encodes these proteins:
- the LOC131160251 gene encoding uncharacterized protein LOC131160251, protein MKFVLVTGGVVSGLGKGVTASSIGLILKACGLRITAIKIDPYLNTDAGTMSPFEHGEVFVLDDGGEVDLDLGNYERFLEIQLTCDNNITTGKIYQHVINKERRGDYLGKTVQVVPHITDAIQEWIERVAMIPVDGSGHPADVCVIELGGTIGDIESMPFIEALGQFSYRVGAGNFCLIHVSLVPVINVVGEQKTKPTQHSVRGLRALGLMPNILACRSTTALAENVKEKLSRFCHVPEENIITLYDVSNIWHIPSLLRDQKAHEAILKALNLQGIAQDPALEEWTSRAELYDRLHEPVRIAMVGKYTGLSDSYLSVLKALLHASVTCRRKLFVNWVPSSDLEDVTGQENPENYKAAWNLLKGADAVLVPGGFGDRGVQGKICAAKYARENNIPFLGICLGMQIAVIEFARSVLGLNNANSTEFDPNTRNPCVIFMPEGSKTHMGGTMRVGSRRTYFKVMDCKSAKLYGTSFIDERHRHRYEVNPNMVAQLENAGLSFTGKDESGQRMEIVELHNHPFFIGVQFHPEFKSRPGKPSPLFLGLVAAACGKLDAVLHKSEGLKGPTENGAVGNGTSIERVCNIVSATKPPKGSFINGIYGNGNGLHL, encoded by the exons ATGAAGTTCGTTTTGGTGACGGGTGGAGTGGTTAGCGGTCTCGGAAAAGGAGTCACTGCCAGTAGCATTGGACTCATCCTCAAGGCCTGTGGACTCCGCATTACTGCCATCAAGATAG ATCCTTATCTGAACACCGATGCTGGAACAATGTCCCCTTTTGAGCACGGGGAGGTGTTTGTTCTTGATGATGGCGGCGAG GTGGATCTGGACCTTGGAAACTACGAGAGGTTTTTAGAAATCCAGTTGACTTGTGATAATAACATCACCACCGGAAAGATTTACCAG CATGTTATTAACAAGGAGCGAAGGGGAGattatttgggaaaaactgtCCAG GTTGTCCCTCACATCACAGATGCTATTCAAGAGTGGATCGAGCGGGTGGCAATGATACCAGTGGATGGAAGTGGTCATCCTGCTGATGTTTGTGTCATAGAATTGGGAGGAACCATAG GGGACATTGAATCAATGCCATTTATCGAGGCTCTTGGACAATTCTCATACCGTGTAG GTGCTGGAAACTTTTGCTTGATTCATGTTAGCCTTGTGCCTGTTATAAATGTTGTTGGTGAGCAG AAAACAAAACCAACGCAGCACAGTGTACGGGGACTAAGAGCGCTTGGTTTAATGCCTAATATCTTGGCTTGTCGGAGCACaacg GCACTTGCTGAAAATGTGAAGGAAAAACTCTCCCGCTTTTGCCATGTCCCG GAAGAAAATATCATTACTCTTTATGATGTTTCCAACATTTGGCACATCCCTTCACTTCTAAGG gACCAAAAGGCACATGAAGCAATCTTGAAAGCGCTGAATCTTCAGGG TATAGCTCAAGATCCTGCTTTAGAGGAATGGACATCCCGGGCTGAACTTTATGATCGGTTACATGAACCT GTAAGAATTGCCATGGTTGGTAAATATACAGGCCTTTCAGATTCTTACCTCTCTGTGCTGAAG GCTCTTTTGCATGCTTCTGTTACTTGCCGCAGGAAACTTTTTGTGAATTGGGTTCCTTCAAGTGACCTTGAAGATGTAACTGGACAGGAG AATCCTGAAAACTATAAAGCTGCATGGAATTTGTTGAAG GGTGCTGATGCTGTTCTAGTTCCTGGAGGATTTGGTGACAGAGGGGTGCAAGGGAAAATTTGTGCAGCAAAGTATGCTCGAGAAAATAACATTCCATTCCTTGGGATTTGTCTAGGAATGCAAATTGCTGTCATTGAATTTGCACGATCTGTTCTTGGTCTTAACAATGCAAACAGCACCGAGTTTGATCCCAACACAAGGAATCCTTGTGTCATATTTATGCCGGAG GGCTCAAAAACCCATATGGGAGGCACTATGCGTGTTGGGTCAAGGAGGACATATTTTAAGGTTATGGACTGCAAGTCTGCAAAATT ATATGGTACAAGCTTTATAGATGAGAGGCATCGGCATCGATATGAG GTGAATCCTAATATGGTAGCACAACTTGAAAATGCTGGTCTCTCCTTCACTGGCAAAGATGAGAGTGGTCAACGAATGGAG ATTGTTGAGCTGCACAATCATCCTTTCTTCATAGGTGTTCAATTCCACCCTGAATTTAAGTCGAGGCCAGGAAAACCTTCGCCTCTATTCTTAG GACTCGTCGCGGCGGCATGTGGAAAGTTGGATGCTGTCTTGCACAAATCTGAGGGCCTGAAGGGGCCGACTGAGAATGGGGCAGTAGGTAATGGTACCTCAATAGAAAGAGTATGCAACATCGTGAGTGCAACTAAGCCTCCTAAGGGGTCGTTCATTAATGGCATATACGGCAATGGCAACGGTCTGCACTTATAA